A stretch of Episyrphus balteatus chromosome 2, idEpiBalt1.1, whole genome shotgun sequence DNA encodes these proteins:
- the LOC129911231 gene encoding trypsin beta-like produces the protein MIPKFCRIFCLVFLIGDFHSSLSHFDNNRPKLLNSNINNGSIATLDDARHQASIRLVNKDVTFGEGHICSGSLISSRVVLTAGRCLFNSDTKTTRHPAELIVVLGSINRYQRTADTVISRITHIRYPSTFDMETMSDDIGLLFLSHEVPENHSTIRPIELNRKNIDINMMRGRVTGWELSKNGDLSQQLLVSNASIVNQTSCVTKVEGPHIRNGMICAKYNRIEGNLCQSDVGAPLVNAGKQIGLASWTADSCSTQSDHQLASYTDVAHHTKWIRTEMSDGNNTDSSVWGALGFLALSWFAFKDKQKLSFRF, from the exons ATGATACCAAAATTTTGCAGAATCTTTTGCTTGGTTTTCCTGATTGGAGATTTTCATTCAA GTTTATCCCACTTCGATAACAATAGACCAAAACtattaaattcaaatataaacaaTGGATCTATCGCTACATTGGATGACGCACGACATCAGGCGTCAATACGTCTAGTTAACAAAGATGTTACCTTCGGTGAAGGTCACATTTGTAGTGGTTCTTTGATATCATCACGAGTAGTTCTAACAGCTGGTCGATGCCTTTTCAA TTCAGATACCAAGACCACGCGTCATCCTGCCGAATTAATCGTAGTTTTGGGTTCGATTAATCGATATCAGCGGACTGCTGATACCGTGATTTCTAGAATCACGCATATTCGATATCCATCAACCTTTGATATGGAAACAATGAGTGACGatattggtttattatttttgagtCATGAAGTTCCCGAGAATCATTCAACTATTCGACCAATTGaattaaatcgaaaaaatatcgATATCAATATGATGCGAGGAAGAGTGACTGGTTGGGAACTATCTAAAAATGGTGACTTATCTCAACAACTTTTAGTCTCGAATGCATCCATTGTTAATCAAACAAGCTGTGTAACTAAAGTCGAAGGACCTCATATTAGAAATGGAATGATTTGTGCCAAATACAATCGAATTGAAGGTAACCTTTGTCAATCCGATGTTGGGGCGCCATTAGTGAATGCTGGCAAACAAATAGGATTGGCATCTTGGACAGCAGATAGTTGTTCGACACAAAGTGACCATCAACTAGCTTCTTATACAGATGTTGCACATCACACCAAATGGATTCGAACAGAAATGTCAGATGGTAATAATACTGACAGTTCTGTTTGGGGTGCTCTTGGATTTCTGGCACTTTCGTGGTTTGCATTTAAGGACAAGCAGAAATTAAGTTTCAGATTTTAG